A region from the Cryptosporangium arvum DSM 44712 genome encodes:
- a CDS encoding type I restriction endonuclease subunit R, with protein MKVHGEGAFESAIEQSLLDSGWRPGIPARYDRQLGLDTSELFAFLGDTQNDAWLKLVAYHSKDVVETQRHFAEYLAKQIDERGPLDVLRRGIKDKGIPFRLAYFKPAHSITDDALTLYRANRLTVTRQLRYSARDDKSLDLALFVNGIPLATAELKNPLTNQTVEDAKKQYRTDRDPKELLFARRALAHFAVDPDLVFVTTRLAGDDTRFLPFNTGSAGPGKSGGAGNPAVDGYRTAYLWEQIWHPDTWMDLVRRFMHTDKESRALIFPRYHQWHAVTALTDHAAAHGSGDNYLVMHSAGSGKSNTIAWLAHRLSSLHTARAIPEKNIAANEPVFDKVIIITDRVVLDRQLQDTVFQFEHVPGVVQRIDKDSNQLAAALSGETAKVVISTMQKFGFILEKVDGLRGKRFAVIVDEAHSSQSGDNATALKKVLLRKGSDDIDDDGDPLTASALARGRHETLSYFAFTATPKSKTLELFGTREADGNVRPFHTYSMRQAIEEGFILDVLRQYVTYQSYWKLANQNPDDPEVDPKKAASQLARFAVLHPTMMAQKAEIIVEHYRRHTASRLGGRAKAMVVTGSREAAAKLYTAIKKYVETNGYSGCAPLVAFSGDLSLDGVEVTEARLNGFGESELPERFAYTAADDKHAGTPKAKQPVEYPILVVAEKYQTGFDQPLLTTMYVDKPLKGVAAVQTLSRLNRTHPLKAQGDVFVLDFVNESADITEQFKPYFETAATVPTDPNLLYTAENAVTSYALLVQTEMQAYVEALLDAEGKATTDAALHKAHAALYRFTDPARDRYVALAADDPESADGFRAALRDYTRMYAFLAQVVPYQDRELERLYLYGRALLNRLPRRQDPAVDIGEVQLTHLRVSKTGTHDASLDAEGEQMLPGFTGGGAGPQNDLATMALSELIDELNDRFGMGLGEADKVWFEQQVAALAEDGAVEAAALVNDEGNFGVVCEKRIEDVILSRHDDNGKLMQRYLDDDTLRNHMNQFARSQAYRLIRRKHGLA; from the coding sequence GTGAAGGTGCACGGCGAAGGCGCGTTCGAGAGCGCTATCGAACAGTCGCTGCTCGACTCCGGCTGGCGACCTGGAATCCCGGCGCGCTACGACCGGCAGTTGGGGCTGGACACCTCTGAGCTGTTCGCCTTCCTCGGGGATACCCAGAACGACGCCTGGCTGAAGCTCGTCGCCTACCACTCCAAGGACGTCGTCGAGACGCAGCGGCACTTCGCGGAGTACCTCGCCAAGCAGATCGACGAGCGGGGGCCGCTCGACGTGCTCCGGCGTGGGATCAAGGACAAGGGCATCCCGTTCCGGCTGGCCTACTTCAAGCCGGCGCACTCGATCACCGACGACGCGCTGACGCTCTACCGCGCCAACCGGCTCACCGTCACCCGGCAGTTGCGCTACTCGGCGCGGGACGACAAGAGCCTCGACCTCGCGCTCTTCGTGAACGGGATCCCGCTCGCCACCGCGGAGCTCAAGAACCCGCTGACCAACCAGACCGTCGAAGACGCCAAGAAGCAGTACCGCACCGACCGGGACCCGAAGGAACTCCTGTTCGCGCGCCGAGCCCTGGCGCACTTCGCCGTCGATCCCGATCTGGTCTTCGTCACCACGAGGCTGGCCGGGGACGACACCCGGTTCCTCCCGTTCAACACCGGATCCGCTGGACCCGGGAAGTCCGGCGGTGCCGGTAACCCGGCGGTCGACGGTTACCGGACCGCATACCTGTGGGAGCAGATCTGGCACCCGGACACGTGGATGGACCTGGTCCGCCGGTTCATGCACACGGACAAGGAGTCGCGGGCGCTGATCTTCCCGCGCTATCACCAGTGGCACGCGGTCACCGCGCTCACCGACCACGCGGCCGCGCACGGGTCCGGCGACAACTACCTGGTCATGCATTCGGCCGGGTCGGGCAAGTCGAACACGATCGCCTGGCTGGCCCACCGGCTCTCCAGCCTGCACACCGCCCGGGCGATCCCGGAGAAGAACATCGCGGCGAACGAGCCGGTGTTCGACAAGGTCATCATCATCACCGACCGGGTGGTCCTGGATCGGCAGCTGCAGGACACGGTGTTCCAGTTCGAGCACGTGCCGGGGGTCGTGCAGCGCATCGACAAGGACTCCAACCAGCTCGCCGCCGCACTGAGCGGCGAGACCGCCAAGGTCGTCATCAGCACGATGCAGAAGTTCGGCTTCATCCTGGAGAAGGTCGACGGGCTGCGCGGCAAACGGTTCGCCGTGATCGTGGACGAGGCACACTCCTCCCAGTCCGGTGACAACGCGACCGCGTTGAAGAAAGTGCTGCTACGCAAAGGCAGTGACGACATCGACGACGACGGCGACCCGCTCACCGCGTCGGCGCTGGCCCGGGGGCGTCACGAGACGCTGTCGTACTTCGCGTTCACCGCGACGCCGAAGTCGAAGACGCTGGAGCTGTTCGGCACCCGGGAAGCGGACGGCAACGTACGCCCGTTCCACACCTACTCGATGCGGCAGGCCATCGAGGAGGGGTTCATCCTCGATGTACTGCGCCAGTACGTGACCTATCAGTCGTACTGGAAGCTGGCCAACCAGAACCCGGACGACCCGGAAGTCGACCCGAAGAAGGCGGCGTCGCAGCTGGCCCGGTTCGCGGTGCTGCACCCGACGATGATGGCGCAGAAGGCGGAGATCATCGTCGAGCACTACCGCAGGCACACCGCGTCCCGACTCGGTGGACGGGCCAAGGCGATGGTGGTGACCGGCTCTCGGGAGGCCGCCGCCAAGCTCTACACCGCGATCAAGAAGTACGTCGAGACCAACGGTTACTCCGGATGCGCGCCTCTGGTCGCGTTCTCCGGTGACCTGAGCCTCGACGGCGTCGAGGTGACCGAGGCCCGGCTGAACGGCTTCGGCGAGAGCGAACTGCCGGAGCGGTTCGCCTACACCGCGGCCGATGACAAACACGCCGGCACGCCGAAGGCGAAGCAGCCGGTGGAGTACCCGATCCTGGTGGTGGCGGAGAAGTATCAGACCGGGTTCGACCAGCCCTTGCTCACCACGATGTACGTCGACAAGCCGCTCAAGGGCGTGGCCGCGGTGCAGACGTTGTCGCGCCTCAACCGCACCCACCCGCTGAAGGCGCAGGGCGACGTGTTCGTGCTGGACTTCGTGAACGAGTCCGCCGACATCACCGAGCAGTTCAAGCCGTACTTCGAAACCGCCGCGACCGTCCCGACCGATCCCAACCTGCTGTACACCGCGGAGAACGCGGTGACGTCGTACGCGTTGCTGGTGCAGACGGAGATGCAGGCGTACGTCGAGGCTCTGCTCGACGCCGAAGGCAAGGCCACGACCGACGCCGCGCTCCACAAGGCGCACGCGGCGCTGTACCGCTTCACCGACCCGGCCCGCGATCGCTACGTCGCGCTCGCCGCCGACGATCCGGAGAGCGCCGACGGCTTCCGGGCGGCGCTGCGTGACTACACCCGGATGTACGCGTTTCTCGCTCAGGTGGTGCCCTACCAGGACCGCGAGCTGGAGCGGCTCTACCTGTACGGACGGGCGCTGCTCAACCGGCTTCCCCGCCGGCAGGACCCGGCGGTGGACATCGGCGAGGTGCAGCTCACCCATCTGCGGGTCAGTAAGACGGGTACGCACGACGCGTCGTTGGACGCCGAGGGTGAGCAGATGCTGCCCGGCTTCACCGGTGGCGGCGCCGGGCCGCAGAACGACCTGGCCACGATGGCGCTGTCCGAGCTGATCGACGAGCTGAACGACCGGTTCGGGATGGGCCTCGGCGAGGCCGACAAGGTGTGGTTCGAGCAGCAGGTCGCCGCGCTGGCCGAGGACGGGGCGGTCGAGGCCGCCGCGCTCGTCAACGACGAAGGCAACTTCGGGGTCGTGTGCGAGAAGCGGATCGAGGACGTGATCTTGTCCCGGCACGACGACAACGGAAAGCTGATGCAGCGTTACCTCGACGACGACACACTGCGCAATCACATGAACCAGTTCGCGCGTAGCCAGGCCTACCGGCTGATCCGCCGTAAGCACGGCCTCGCGTGA
- a CDS encoding type I restriction-modification system subunit M, translated as MSTDHQKLANFIWSVADLLRGDYKQSEYGRVILPLTVLRRLDWVLEPTKDAVLARYQQLKAAGVQNMDPALRKTAGLTFYNTSKLNFRGLKADQDNVATYLRSYIGGFSPGAVDVLEKYGFDAQISRLDEAGLLYQVVSKFVEIDLRPALVSNHQMGYLFEELVRKFSEISNETAGEHFTPREVINLMVNLLLAPDEDDLVVPGIVRKIYDPACGTGGMLSEAQTHIEAHNANATVEVYGQELNGETYAICRSDMMMKGGDPNKIAFGNSFSQDGHEGEKFDYLLANPPFGVEWKKVEKVIKDEATRGYAGRFGAGLPRINDGSLLFLQHMISKMKRPEEGGSRLAIVFNGSPLFTGAAGSGESEIRRWILENDLLEGIVALPDQLFYNTGISTYFWILTNRKTPERRRKVVLLDGRDYWVKMRKSLGDKRKMLNDDHIVALTQAYVSALAIADDPTHEQHGRVKSFRTTDFGYQRITVERPLRLRFAVTDETLALLADAKAVLKYAERESLLSAARSLVGTTASSRADFAMTLAVLGKLPAAVDKAVWEAFSVNDPEGEVQTDRKGNALPDADRRDNENVPLNEEIDDYLKREVLPHVPDAWIDETKTKVGYEIPFTRHFYVSQRPRPLAEIDAEIKTLEVEIQELLGEVTK; from the coding sequence GTGAGCACGGATCACCAGAAACTGGCCAACTTCATCTGGTCGGTCGCAGACCTGCTGCGCGGCGACTACAAGCAGTCCGAGTACGGCCGGGTGATCCTTCCGCTGACGGTGCTGCGCCGCCTCGACTGGGTCCTCGAACCGACCAAAGACGCCGTGCTGGCTCGGTATCAGCAGCTCAAGGCGGCCGGGGTGCAGAACATGGACCCGGCGCTGCGCAAAACGGCCGGGTTGACGTTCTACAACACGAGCAAGTTGAACTTCCGAGGGCTGAAGGCCGACCAGGACAACGTCGCAACCTACTTGCGCTCGTACATCGGCGGCTTCTCGCCGGGCGCCGTCGATGTCCTCGAGAAATACGGCTTCGACGCCCAGATCAGCCGTCTGGACGAGGCGGGTCTGCTCTACCAGGTGGTCAGCAAATTCGTCGAGATCGACCTGCGGCCCGCGCTGGTCAGCAATCACCAGATGGGCTACCTGTTCGAGGAGCTCGTCCGGAAGTTCTCCGAGATCAGCAACGAGACCGCGGGTGAGCACTTCACTCCGCGCGAGGTCATCAACCTCATGGTCAACCTGTTGCTCGCCCCGGACGAGGACGACCTCGTCGTACCCGGAATCGTCCGCAAGATCTACGACCCGGCGTGCGGAACCGGTGGCATGCTCAGCGAGGCCCAGACGCACATCGAGGCGCACAACGCGAACGCCACGGTCGAGGTCTACGGCCAGGAACTGAACGGTGAGACGTATGCGATCTGCCGCTCCGACATGATGATGAAGGGCGGCGACCCGAACAAGATCGCGTTCGGGAACTCGTTCAGCCAGGACGGTCACGAGGGCGAAAAATTCGACTACCTGCTCGCCAATCCACCCTTCGGTGTGGAGTGGAAGAAGGTCGAGAAGGTCATCAAGGACGAAGCGACGCGTGGCTACGCGGGGCGCTTCGGAGCCGGCCTGCCCCGCATCAACGACGGGTCGCTGCTGTTCCTGCAGCACATGATCTCGAAAATGAAGCGGCCCGAGGAGGGCGGCAGCCGCCTGGCCATCGTCTTCAACGGCTCCCCGCTGTTCACCGGCGCGGCCGGCTCGGGTGAATCGGAGATCCGCCGCTGGATCCTGGAGAACGATCTGCTCGAGGGCATCGTCGCCCTGCCCGACCAGCTCTTCTACAACACCGGCATCTCCACCTACTTCTGGATTCTGACCAATCGCAAAACCCCGGAGCGTCGCAGGAAAGTGGTGTTGCTCGACGGGCGCGACTACTGGGTCAAGATGCGCAAGAGCCTCGGCGACAAGCGCAAGATGCTCAACGACGACCACATCGTCGCGTTGACGCAGGCGTACGTCAGCGCGCTGGCCATCGCCGACGACCCCACGCACGAGCAACACGGCCGGGTGAAGAGCTTCCGCACCACCGACTTCGGCTACCAGCGCATCACCGTCGAGCGTCCGCTGCGCCTGCGCTTCGCGGTCACCGACGAGACGCTGGCGCTGCTCGCCGACGCCAAGGCCGTCCTCAAGTACGCCGAGCGGGAGTCCCTGCTGTCCGCAGCGCGGTCGCTCGTCGGAACGACGGCGAGCAGCCGCGCAGACTTCGCGATGACGCTGGCCGTACTGGGCAAGCTCCCGGCGGCCGTGGACAAGGCGGTATGGGAGGCGTTCTCGGTCAACGACCCGGAGGGTGAGGTGCAGACCGACCGCAAGGGCAACGCGCTCCCGGACGCCGACCGGCGCGACAACGAAAACGTGCCGTTGAACGAGGAGATCGACGACTACCTCAAGCGCGAGGTGCTCCCCCACGTCCCCGACGCCTGGATCGACGAGACGAAGACCAAGGTCGGGTACGAGATCCCCTTCACCCGCCACTTCTACGTCTCTCAGCGGCCTCGCCCACTGGCCGAGATCGACGCCGAGATCAAGACCCTCGAAGTGGAGATCCAGGAGTTGCTCGGCGAGGTGACCAAGTGA
- a CDS encoding response regulator transcription factor, which yields MRVAVADDAALFRDGLVLLLSAAGVEVAAQAADGDELFEQIKTDLPDVVILDIRMPPKPDGGLATAERLREAYPDLGILMLSHYTETPYLMKLLEIGSRGVGYRLKERVADVATLQDTLTRIAAGDTVIEPEVVERLLEQRRKRATSPGIAQLTEREKDVLRHMAEGRSNGGIAEVLVLNTKTVEKHIASIFAKLGLPASETNHHRRVSAVLAYLRARQDGAENL from the coding sequence ATGCGAGTAGCCGTCGCCGACGACGCGGCGCTGTTCCGGGACGGTCTGGTCCTGCTGCTCTCGGCGGCCGGCGTCGAGGTGGCCGCGCAGGCCGCCGACGGTGACGAACTGTTCGAGCAGATCAAGACCGACCTGCCCGACGTCGTCATCCTGGACATCCGGATGCCCCCGAAGCCCGACGGCGGGCTCGCCACCGCGGAACGGTTACGCGAGGCCTATCCCGACCTGGGCATCCTGATGCTCTCGCACTACACCGAGACGCCGTACCTGATGAAGCTGCTCGAGATCGGCTCGCGCGGGGTCGGGTACCGGCTCAAGGAACGGGTCGCCGACGTGGCCACCCTGCAGGACACGCTGACCCGCATCGCCGCCGGGGACACCGTGATCGAGCCCGAGGTCGTCGAGCGGCTGCTCGAGCAGCGCCGCAAACGCGCCACCAGCCCGGGCATCGCCCAGCTCACCGAGCGCGAGAAGGACGTGCTGCGGCACATGGCCGAGGGCCGCTCCAACGGCGGCATCGCCGAGGTGCTGGTGCTCAACACGAAGACCGTCGAGAAACACATCGCGAGCATCTTCGCCAAGCTCGGCCTGCCCGCCAGCGAGACCAACCACCACCGCCGGGTCTCCGCCGTGCTGGCCTACCTCCGCGCCCGCCAGGACGGCGCCGAGAACCTGTGA
- a CDS encoding serine/threonine-protein kinase: MRAGTRIADRYELTEPIGSGGMGQVWAGYDERLDRPVAVKFLKPGLADEADRHDVAERFRREARITARLDHPGVPTVHDAGVVGDDLYIVMQLVSGTLFADLIAENGPLPVPWVAAIGAQICSVLAAAHAASLVHRDLKPTNLILGTTGLVKVLDFGVAAILDTDLPKLTITGDPIGTPVYMAPEQALGSSSVGPRADLYALGCVLYELLAGRPPYAADTALGLLHQHLEAEVPHVADARADVPAKLDDLIVALLAKDPSDRPESAAAVYRHLLAWAADDVLDSVTAPPEHSAADPTSPHRFPLGPLPRDTVARTRPAATAAAPTSVPSAEDVQVVRDRALALADEERFGQAADALQSMLRRAAPVYGSRSPQILEARLDYAGILLLAGDFRTAILVFEQLVDDLTARYGPDHEAVRACRLQIATCQAELGEATEALRSLRALLDHSPGAEGFPLRLQIAVITAGLGQVDDALQQLDGLVSDMRSTPGAPPDDLDDVTALREHLRLLREGG, encoded by the coding sequence GTGCGGGCGGGAACGCGGATCGCCGACCGGTACGAGCTGACCGAGCCGATCGGCAGCGGCGGCATGGGCCAAGTCTGGGCCGGCTACGACGAGCGGCTCGACCGGCCCGTCGCGGTCAAGTTCCTCAAGCCCGGGCTGGCCGACGAAGCCGACCGGCACGACGTCGCCGAGCGGTTCCGGCGCGAGGCCCGCATCACCGCACGGCTCGATCACCCCGGCGTGCCCACCGTGCACGACGCCGGGGTGGTCGGCGACGACCTGTACATCGTCATGCAGCTGGTTTCAGGCACTCTGTTCGCCGACCTGATCGCCGAGAACGGACCGCTTCCGGTCCCGTGGGTGGCGGCAATCGGTGCGCAGATCTGCTCGGTGCTGGCCGCAGCACACGCCGCGTCGCTCGTCCACCGTGACTTGAAGCCCACAAACCTCATCCTCGGCACGACCGGCCTGGTCAAGGTGCTCGACTTCGGGGTCGCGGCGATACTCGACACGGACCTGCCCAAGCTCACGATCACCGGCGATCCCATCGGCACGCCGGTGTACATGGCTCCCGAGCAGGCCCTCGGAAGTTCGTCGGTCGGCCCACGGGCCGATCTGTACGCCCTCGGCTGCGTCCTCTACGAGTTGCTCGCCGGCCGACCGCCGTACGCGGCCGACACCGCGCTCGGCCTGCTCCACCAGCACCTGGAGGCCGAGGTCCCGCACGTAGCCGATGCCCGGGCCGACGTGCCCGCGAAACTCGACGACCTGATCGTCGCGTTGCTCGCCAAGGATCCCTCGGACCGGCCGGAATCGGCCGCCGCCGTGTACCGGCATCTCTTGGCCTGGGCTGCCGACGACGTACTCGACTCGGTCACCGCCCCGCCCGAGCACAGCGCCGCCGACCCCACGTCGCCCCATCGGTTTCCGTTGGGACCGCTTCCCCGCGACACGGTCGCGCGCACCCGCCCCGCGGCGACGGCGGCGGCACCCACGAGCGTGCCCAGCGCCGAGGACGTGCAGGTCGTCCGTGATCGAGCGCTGGCTCTGGCCGACGAGGAACGGTTCGGGCAGGCCGCGGACGCGCTGCAGTCGATGCTCCGCCGGGCCGCCCCGGTCTACGGGTCGCGGTCACCCCAGATCCTGGAAGCTCGCCTGGACTACGCCGGCATTCTCTTGCTGGCCGGCGATTTCCGCACGGCCATCCTGGTGTTCGAACAACTCGTCGACGACCTGACGGCACGGTACGGGCCGGACCACGAAGCGGTCCGGGCCTGCCGGCTGCAGATCGCCACCTGCCAGGCCGAACTCGGTGAGGCCACCGAGGCGCTCCGTAGCCTGCGCGCCCTCCTGGACCACTCGCCGGGTGCGGAGGGCTTCCCCCTCCGCCTGCAGATCGCGGTGATCACGGCTGGGCTCGGGCAGGTCGACGACGCGCTGCAGCAGCTCGATGGCCTCGTGAGCGACATGCGATCGACGCCGGGGGCGCCCCCGGACGATCTCGACGACGTCACGGCACTTCGCGAACATCTGCGCCTTCTCCGGGAGGGCGGTTGA
- a CDS encoding sensor histidine kinase yields MYAERVSLTRPARASLPERVRLATTVVAVVVAAATISTALQWPVWRVNPLLATVDTLLAVALAAVTPLLRETGLGRPRRIVPWAFGLAGICRAGTWVWLWGDQVPRIVGYLFDSAFWISMTVALLFWTHQVNRWERRYLIFLTVTLVIGDVAMAASGGASWARAYSNIDGLLCLACFLTLVARRLGRARGLERRALRTAQLPAVVTGGTVLITWVLADSFTRQGLLSVQAVVSGALLVLPITVVAATARLAAERAEVADSVTSMSWPVSPQRLRSALRRALRDPSIELGYWVEGLRRYVDADGKELEAPIDDRYSVVCQDGRTLDPEFDHLPDVDDDEQPVALLVGSPHHRHRTDLVAAAVRAAGPALALAGLQVGLRAERQDLTAAHRQVEESRWAERRRLEQNLHDGAQHRLAALTMRLGAASATVPLDSRTQDLVGEIQDEIREVLRELRELADGIHPTTLTEAGLGPALEAVADRFPVPVTIIAPARRFTPVVEAVAYYSTTEVLTIVTRQLHAAEIRVEVTAPGGDLWVRASGVGARAEAGERYFAPLASGLRAIGGELFIPSENGTDYTVAARIPCE; encoded by the coding sequence ATGTATGCGGAGCGCGTCTCGCTGACCCGTCCCGCTCGGGCTTCGCTGCCCGAGCGGGTCCGGTTGGCGACCACGGTGGTCGCGGTCGTGGTGGCCGCCGCCACGATCTCGACCGCGCTCCAATGGCCGGTCTGGCGGGTGAACCCGCTGCTCGCGACCGTGGACACGCTGCTGGCCGTCGCGTTGGCCGCGGTCACCCCCCTGCTGCGCGAGACCGGCCTCGGCCGGCCGCGGCGGATCGTTCCGTGGGCGTTCGGCCTGGCCGGCATCTGCCGGGCCGGAACCTGGGTCTGGCTCTGGGGCGATCAGGTCCCGCGGATCGTCGGCTATCTGTTCGACTCCGCGTTCTGGATCTCGATGACCGTCGCCCTGTTGTTCTGGACGCACCAGGTCAACCGCTGGGAACGCCGCTACCTGATCTTCCTCACCGTCACGCTGGTGATCGGTGACGTCGCGATGGCGGCGAGCGGCGGTGCGTCCTGGGCGCGGGCCTACTCGAACATCGACGGCCTGCTCTGCCTGGCCTGCTTCCTGACGCTCGTCGCCCGGCGGCTGGGCCGGGCCCGCGGGCTGGAACGCCGTGCGCTGCGCACCGCGCAACTCCCGGCCGTCGTCACCGGCGGCACCGTGCTGATCACCTGGGTGCTGGCCGACTCGTTCACCCGGCAGGGCCTGCTCTCGGTGCAGGCCGTGGTCAGTGGGGCGCTGCTGGTGCTGCCGATCACGGTCGTGGCCGCGACGGCCCGGCTGGCGGCCGAGCGGGCCGAGGTCGCCGACTCGGTCACCAGCATGTCCTGGCCGGTCAGCCCGCAGCGGCTGCGCTCGGCGCTGCGCCGGGCGCTGCGCGACCCGTCGATCGAGCTCGGCTACTGGGTCGAAGGGCTGCGCCGCTACGTCGACGCCGACGGCAAGGAGCTCGAAGCCCCCATCGACGATCGCTACTCGGTCGTCTGCCAGGACGGCCGCACCCTCGACCCGGAGTTCGATCACCTGCCCGACGTCGACGACGACGAGCAACCCGTCGCGCTACTCGTGGGCAGCCCTCACCACCGTCACCGCACGGACCTGGTCGCGGCCGCCGTCCGCGCGGCCGGACCGGCGCTCGCGCTGGCCGGCCTGCAGGTCGGCCTCCGGGCCGAGAGACAGGACCTGACCGCGGCCCACCGCCAGGTGGAGGAGTCGCGGTGGGCCGAGCGAAGACGCTTGGAGCAGAACCTGCACGACGGCGCGCAGCACCGGCTGGCGGCCCTGACCATGAGGCTCGGGGCCGCCAGCGCGACGGTTCCGCTGGATTCCCGGACCCAGGACCTGGTCGGGGAGATCCAGGACGAGATCCGCGAGGTGCTGCGCGAACTGCGTGAGCTCGCCGACGGCATCCACCCGACGACCCTGACCGAGGCCGGCCTCGGGCCGGCGTTGGAGGCCGTCGCCGACCGCTTCCCGGTACCGGTCACGATCATCGCGCCCGCACGCCGCTTCACTCCGGTGGTAGAAGCTGTGGCGTACTACTCCACAACCGAGGTGCTGACGATCGTGACGCGACAGTTGCACGCCGCCGAGATCCGGGTCGAGGTGACCGCGCCGGGCGGTGACCTCTGGGTCCGGGCCAGCGGGGTGGGCGCCCGCGCCGAGGCCGGCGAGCGCTACTTCGCCCCGCTCGCCAGCGGCCTGCGGGCCATCGGCGGAGAACTCTTCATCCCTTCAGAGAACGGAACCGACTACACCGTGGCCGCGAGAATTCCATGCGAGTAG
- a CDS encoding restriction endonuclease subunit S, with protein MTTGLAGLDLPAGWQWWPLKHAALAVNRGSAPDYVDDGPVWAVSQAVNQPHRLDWDRARFHGGSRAAGLKGLLAPEDILINSTGRGTLGRVGYFSKSPDDRPAMADGHVTRVRTDKRVLHPRFAFHYFSSEPFQHYIYSALIVGATNQIELVGERLDSAPVMIPPIEEQRRIADFLDAETRLIDATRSARSRMIKLLELKRDRLVDEHVTGGQDVGGFVPLKYLVSSVSVGIVITPAAWYVESGGVPALRGLNVKPGKITTSDLVQISHEGHSLHRKSRLAAGDLVVVRTGQAGAAAVVPPELDGINCIDLVIVRPGSAFVPRFAEYLLNSSYAKRRVSEFSVGSIQAHFNVAAMKAMPVPRYSIAEQKRRVDAIEEATRRIEWAVARMREQDRLLAERRQALITAAVTGQIDVTTGRGVD; from the coding sequence GTGACGACGGGACTCGCCGGCCTGGACCTACCCGCCGGCTGGCAATGGTGGCCGCTGAAGCACGCCGCCCTCGCCGTCAATCGCGGATCCGCGCCCGACTACGTCGACGACGGCCCGGTCTGGGCGGTCAGTCAAGCGGTGAACCAGCCCCATCGGCTCGACTGGGATCGAGCCCGATTTCACGGGGGGTCGCGGGCCGCCGGCCTCAAGGGACTGTTGGCGCCCGAGGACATCCTCATCAATTCCACCGGGCGCGGCACCCTGGGGCGCGTCGGCTACTTCTCGAAGAGCCCCGACGACCGCCCGGCCATGGCGGACGGACACGTCACCCGGGTCAGGACCGACAAGCGAGTCCTCCATCCACGGTTCGCGTTCCACTACTTCTCGTCCGAGCCTTTCCAGCACTACATCTACTCAGCCTTGATCGTCGGCGCCACGAACCAGATCGAACTGGTCGGGGAACGGCTCGACAGTGCGCCGGTCATGATTCCGCCGATCGAGGAGCAGCGGCGCATCGCCGACTTCCTCGATGCCGAAACACGGCTCATCGACGCGACCCGATCCGCGCGCTCGCGGATGATCAAGCTCCTCGAGCTCAAACGGGACCGCCTCGTCGACGAACACGTCACCGGCGGCCAGGACGTCGGCGGCTTCGTTCCCCTGAAATACCTGGTCTCTTCGGTGAGCGTCGGCATCGTCATCACGCCCGCCGCGTGGTACGTCGAATCGGGCGGAGTTCCGGCACTTCGCGGCCTCAACGTCAAGCCCGGGAAGATCACCACCAGCGATCTGGTGCAGATCAGCCACGAGGGCCATTCCCTGCATCGCAAATCTCGTCTGGCCGCGGGGGACCTCGTCGTGGTGCGGACCGGACAGGCCGGCGCGGCGGCGGTCGTGCCTCCTGAGCTGGACGGCATCAATTGCATCGACCTTGTCATCGTCCGGCCCGGCAGCGCGTTCGTCCCTCGATTCGCCGAGTACCTGCTCAACTCGAGCTACGCCAAGCGCCGGGTGTCGGAGTTCTCGGTCGGCAGCATCCAGGCGCATTTCAACGTCGCCGCGATGAAGGCCATGCCGGTCCCCCGGTACTCGATCGCCGAGCAGAAACGGCGGGTGGACGCCATCGAGGAAGCCACGCGGCGGATCGAGTGGGCCGTGGCCCGGATGCGCGAACAGGACCGGCTCCTGGCGGAGCGACGCCAAGCTTTGATCACGGCGGCGGTCACCGGACAGATCGATGTGACGACAGGGCGGGGAGTGGACTGA